A section of the Cololabis saira isolate AMF1-May2022 chromosome 16, fColSai1.1, whole genome shotgun sequence genome encodes:
- the LOC133462818 gene encoding GTPase IMAP family member 9-like, translated as MVGPPAFSGFPLPSLLLTPPASHAHLVSHAHLVTHSLHLLSQLQLLNNQDSIKAPHSCTLTARSQRQGHLVPRSQLLGFGVTRLPHPEGDHPNCLAVYFCPTGFVGAVDPNQRRIVLVGKTGVGKSAAGNTILGEEAFESELSPSSLTSDCDKSRGLVAGRPVAVIDTPGLFDTKLTQEEVQSRIKMCISLSSPGPHAFLVVLQLGRFTQEEKETIRMIQSMFGEDAARYTMVLFTHGDQLKKQTIEGFISKSPDLVAFIQSCSGRYHVFNNEVKDLTQTSQLLDKIDMMTTANGGSYYSNKVFVMAEAAIEKEMDRLLKETEVERQRELDELRVKHSEEVYQQVESEVNLRYQLEARTRAETSNNFLTSFVIGVATGCVAIGVAMSTEAGQIGPAVGAMAGTAARATVEAITVKVSESCVLQ; from the exons ATGGTTGGTCCTCCGgccttcagtggttttccactcccctctctcctgctcactccACCTGCCAGCCATGCCCACCTCGTCAGCCACGCCCACCTTGTCACTCACTCCCttcacctgctctcccagctgcagctcctcaacaATCAGGACAGCATAAAAGCTCCTCACTCCTGCACTCTCACTGCCAGATC ccagcgccaaggacacttagtcccccgaagccaGCTCCTCGGGTTCGGTGTGACCCGCCTGCCACATCCTGAGGGCGACCACCcaaactgtctcgccg TGTATTTCTGTCCGACAGGGTTCGTGGGAGCCGTAGATCCAAACCAGAGGAGGATTGTTCTGGTAGGGAAGACCGGCGTGGGGAAGAGCGCGGCAGGAAACACCATCCTGGGGGAGGAAGCCTTTGAGTCGGAGCTTTCTCCGTCCTCCCTGACGTCCGACTGTGACAAGTCCAGAGGGTTGGTGGCCGGCCGGCCAGTGGCCGTCATCGATACTCCGGGACTGTTCGACACAAAGCTCACCCAGGAGGAagtgcagagcaggatcaagaTGTGCATTTCCCTGTCGTCTCCGGGTCCTCACGCCTTCCTGGTGGTCCTGCAGCTGGGCCGGTTCAcccaggaggagaaagaaaccATCCGGATGATCCAGTCCATGTTCGGGGAGGACGCAGCCAGATACACAATGGTGCTGTTCACACATGGAGACCAGCTGAAGAAGCAGACCATCGAAGGCTTCATCTCCAAGAGTCCCGACCTGGTCGCCTTCATTCAGAGTTGCTCCGGCAGATACCACGTCTTCAACAACGAGGTTAAAGACCTCACGCAAACCAGCCAACTGCTGGACAAAATCGACATGATGACGACGGCCAACGGTGGAAGCTACTACAGCAACAAGGTGTTCGTGATGGCGGAGGCCGCCATCGAGAAAGAGATGGACCGACTCCTGAAGGAGACGGAGGTGGAGAGGCAGAGGGAGCTGGACGAGCTCAGGGTGAAACACTCGGAGGAAGTCTACCAACAGGTGGAGTCCGAGGTGAACCTCAGGTACCAGTTAGAGGCCCGGACCCGCGCGGAGACGTCCAACAACTTCCTCACCTCGTTTGTTATCGGCGTGGCCACGGGCTGCGTCGCCATCGGAGTTGCCATGAGCACCGAAGCAGGTCAGATTGGTCCGGCAGTCGGAGCTATGGCCGGCACCGCCGCCAGAGCTACTGTTGAGGCGATAACCGTGAAAGTCTCCGAAAGCTGCGTTCTGCAGTGA